Proteins from a single region of Sphingomonas sp.:
- a CDS encoding phosphoenolpyruvate carboxykinase yields MRRHILTEREPRHGLDAQGIATGAELHWNLGTGPLVEHAIRRGEGELSKHGALVVATGKHTGRSAKDKFIVRDTTTEDTIWWGSTNVGMTPAHFAALKADFLAEVAARDTLFVQDLFGGSQPEHRVQVRVINELAWHSLFIRTLLVRPEAGELPGFVPEYTIIDLPSFRADPTRHGTHSETVIAVNFTEKLILIGGTKYAGEMKKSVFGLLNYLLPVDSIMPMHCSANIGPNGDTAVFFGLSGTGKTTLSADASRTLIGDDEHGWSDTAVFNFEGGCYAKMINLSPEAEPEIFATTQRFGTVLENVVMDPETRELDFNDNTLAENSRGSYPIDFIPNASEKNMGPVPKNIIFLTADAYGVLPPIAKLTPDQAMYHFLSGYTARVAGTEIGVTEPSATFSTCFGAPFMPRHPSVYGNLLKERIARGGVNCWLVNTGWSGGKYGVGKRMPIKATRALLNAALDGSLNHVEFRTDPNFGFMVPVTAPGVDSHILDPRETWSNKAEYDATAGKLVDQFVENFAQFLDHVDEGVRQAAPRSRATV; encoded by the coding sequence ATGAGGAGGCATATTTTGACCGAGCGTGAGCCACGCCACGGGCTCGATGCGCAAGGCATCGCGACGGGCGCTGAATTGCACTGGAATCTGGGCACCGGCCCGCTGGTCGAGCATGCGATTCGCCGCGGCGAAGGCGAATTGTCGAAGCACGGCGCGCTCGTCGTCGCCACCGGCAAGCACACCGGACGCAGCGCCAAGGACAAGTTCATCGTCCGCGACACCACCACCGAGGACACGATCTGGTGGGGCAGCACCAATGTCGGCATGACGCCCGCGCATTTCGCCGCCCTGAAGGCCGATTTCCTCGCCGAAGTCGCGGCGCGTGACACGTTGTTCGTGCAGGACCTGTTCGGCGGCTCCCAGCCCGAGCATCGCGTCCAGGTCCGCGTCATCAACGAGCTTGCCTGGCACAGCCTGTTCATCCGCACGCTGCTGGTTCGTCCGGAAGCCGGCGAACTGCCCGGCTTCGTTCCCGAATATACGATCATCGATCTGCCCAGCTTCCGCGCCGATCCCACGCGTCACGGCACGCACAGCGAGACGGTGATCGCGGTCAACTTCACCGAGAAGCTGATCCTGATCGGCGGCACCAAATATGCCGGCGAGATGAAGAAGAGCGTGTTCGGCCTGCTCAACTATCTGCTGCCGGTCGATAGCATCATGCCGATGCACTGCTCGGCCAATATCGGCCCGAACGGCGACACCGCGGTGTTCTTCGGCCTCAGCGGCACCGGCAAGACCACGCTCTCCGCCGATGCCAGCCGCACGCTGATCGGCGACGACGAGCATGGCTGGTCGGACACGGCGGTCTTCAATTTCGAAGGCGGCTGCTATGCCAAGATGATCAACCTCTCGCCCGAGGCCGAGCCGGAGATCTTCGCGACCACGCAGCGTTTCGGCACGGTGCTCGAAAATGTCGTCATGGATCCCGAGACCCGCGAGCTCGACTTTAACGACAACACGCTGGCCGAGAATAGCCGCGGCTCATACCCGATCGATTTCATTCCGAACGCCTCGGAAAAGAATATGGGCCCGGTCCCGAAGAACATCATCTTCCTGACCGCCGATGCCTATGGCGTGCTGCCGCCGATCGCCAAGCTCACCCCGGATCAGGCGATGTATCACTTCCTCTCGGGCTATACCGCGCGCGTCGCCGGCACCGAGATCGGCGTCACCGAGCCTTCGGCGACCTTCTCGACCTGTTTCGGCGCACCGTTCATGCCGCGCCACCCTTCGGTCTATGGCAACCTCCTCAAGGAGCGGATCGCCAGGGGCGGGGTCAATTGCTGGCTGGTAAACACCGGCTGGTCGGGCGGCAAATACGGCGTCGGCAAGCGCATGCCGATCAAAGCGACGCGCGCGTTGCTCAACGCCGCGCTCGACGGTAGCCTGAACCATGTCGAGTTTCGCACGGACCCCAATTTCGGCTTCATGGTGCCGGTCACCGCGCCCGGGGTCGATAGCCATATCCTCGATCCGCGCGAGACCTGGTCAAACAAGGCCGAATATGATGCGACCGCGGGCAAGCTGGTCGACCAGTTCGTCGAGAATTTCGCGCAATTCCTCGACCATGTCGACGAAGGCGTCCGCCAGGCCGCGCCCAGGTCTAGAGCCACCGTCTGA
- a CDS encoding antitoxin Xre/MbcA/ParS toxin-binding domain-containing protein produces the protein MSDAPATADDQPTETADAKPQFKRFRKRFDTVRLSPEAAARQGKAATVAFLTLKNRDAMIAFLNTHDDALGGRPIDLAVESDEGLEAVEAALAKRTG, from the coding sequence ATGAGCGATGCGCCTGCCACGGCTGATGACCAGCCGACCGAAACCGCGGACGCCAAGCCGCAGTTCAAGCGCTTCCGCAAGCGTTTCGACACCGTTCGCCTGTCTCCCGAGGCAGCAGCGCGCCAGGGCAAGGCCGCGACCGTCGCGTTCCTGACGCTCAAGAATCGCGACGCGATGATCGCGTTCCTGAATACGCATGACGATGCACTGGGTGGCCGCCCGATCGATCTGGCGGTGGAAAGTGATGAGGGGTTGGAGGCCGTCGAGGCGGCCTTGGCGAAGCGGACGGGGTAA
- a CDS encoding NfeD family protein has product MDPALYWSAVSGSPGLAWLILAAVLALTELLVPGIFLVFVAAGAAVTGIVTLLFPDLALLFQVAVFAAGSSAAVALGRQWYLRNPGPSPDPLLNDRVARLMGQIVTVAEPIQAGCGKVRVGDGEWLAKGPDVPAGAHVRIIGAEGNALTVEPVVA; this is encoded by the coding sequence ATGGATCCGGCCCTATATTGGAGCGCGGTCAGCGGTTCGCCGGGTCTCGCCTGGCTGATCCTCGCGGCGGTGCTGGCCCTGACCGAATTGCTGGTGCCGGGCATATTCCTGGTCTTTGTCGCGGCCGGCGCCGCGGTGACCGGGATCGTCACCCTGTTGTTCCCGGATTTAGCGTTGCTGTTTCAGGTCGCGGTGTTCGCGGCCGGCTCGTCGGCGGCGGTCGCGCTCGGTCGGCAATGGTATCTGCGCAATCCCGGGCCGAGCCCCGATCCATTGCTCAACGATCGCGTCGCGCGACTGATGGGTCAGATCGTGACCGTTGCCGAACCGATCCAGGCAGGATGCGGCAAGGTTCGCGTCGGTGACGGCGAATGGCTGGCCAAGGGCCCCGATGTGCCCGCCGGCGCGCATGTCCGCATCATCGGAGCGGAAGGCAATGCATTGACCGTCGAGCCGGTCGTCGCCTGA
- a CDS encoding SPFH domain-containing protein, translating into MDVLNIFLLVAVAVVLLYLFSSVKIVTQGYQYTIEYFGRFTAVAAPGLNFYPAFFYRVGRKVNMMEQVIDIPGQEIITKDNAMISTDGVVFFQVLDAAKAAYEVSDLYVALLQLTTTNLRTVMGSMDLDETLSKRDEINARLLSVVDHATTPWGVKITRVEIKDIRPPADIVNAMGRQMKAEREKRANILEAEGTRASEILRAEGQKQSKILEAEGRREAAFRDAEARERAAEAEATATRVVSDAIEGGSSQAINYFIAQKYVEAVGKFATSPNAKTILFPVEATQLMGTLGGIGELAKEALGGPAGGGARPPAPPAPPRGKPSPFTPSES; encoded by the coding sequence GTGGACGTGCTCAATATATTCCTGCTGGTCGCGGTTGCGGTGGTGCTGCTCTACCTCTTCTCCAGCGTGAAGATCGTGACGCAAGGCTATCAGTACACGATCGAATATTTCGGCCGCTTCACCGCGGTCGCCGCCCCGGGCCTGAACTTCTATCCCGCCTTTTTCTACCGTGTCGGCCGCAAGGTGAACATGATGGAGCAGGTGATCGACATTCCGGGGCAGGAGATCATCACCAAAGACAATGCGATGATCTCCACCGATGGCGTGGTGTTCTTCCAGGTCCTCGACGCCGCCAAGGCCGCCTATGAAGTGAGCGACCTCTATGTCGCGCTGCTCCAGCTCACGACGACCAATTTGCGCACGGTGATGGGTTCGATGGACCTTGACGAGACGCTGTCGAAGCGCGACGAGATCAACGCCCGGCTGCTCTCTGTGGTCGATCACGCGACGACACCGTGGGGCGTCAAGATCACCCGCGTCGAGATCAAGGATATCCGCCCGCCCGCCGACATCGTCAACGCGATGGGCCGCCAGATGAAGGCCGAACGCGAGAAGCGCGCCAACATCCTCGAGGCCGAAGGCACCCGCGCTTCCGAGATCCTACGCGCCGAGGGCCAGAAGCAGTCGAAGATCCTCGAAGCCGAAGGCCGCCGCGAAGCCGCCTTCCGCGACGCCGAAGCCCGCGAGCGCGCCGCTGAGGCCGAGGCGACCGCGACGCGTGTCGTCTCCGACGCGATCGAGGGCGGCAGCAGCCAGGCGATCAACTATTTCATCGCCCAGAAATATGTCGAGGCGGTCGGCAAGTTCGCGACCTCGCCCAACGCCAAGACGATCCTGTTCCCGGTCGAGGCGACCCAGCTGATGGGTACGCTGGGCGGAATCGGCGAGCTGGCCAAGGAAGCGCTGGGCGGCCCTGCGGGCGGCGGCGCCAGGCCCCCGGCTCCTCCCGCCCCGCCGCGCGGCAAGCCATCGCCCTTCACCCCTTCGGAGAGCTGA
- a CDS encoding CoA ester lyase: MTTAALPPRTALFLPASNPRAIEKARGLGADMVILDLEDAVKAADKDAARDAAVVAVAQGFGTSLGAIRLNGFDTPEHAADVAAVAESQADYVVLPKAEDAEQVARLIETLGKPLLAMIETPSGVLAAAGIAALPGVAGLIAGTNDLAASLRLPPSSGREAMGVALQTVVLAARAGDAWAIDGVFNKLDDAAGLEAEAKAGRALGFDGKSLIHPNQIDGTTKAFGPTEAELAEAEALVAAATGGAERYRDRMIEAMHVDQARALLARFASG, from the coding sequence ATGACCACAGCAGCTTTGCCCCCGCGCACCGCGCTTTTCCTGCCCGCTTCCAACCCGCGTGCGATCGAGAAGGCGCGCGGGCTGGGCGCCGACATGGTGATCCTCGATCTCGAGGACGCGGTGAAGGCGGCGGACAAGGATGCTGCGCGCGATGCGGCGGTCGTGGCGGTGGCGCAGGGCTTCGGCACCAGCCTTGGCGCGATTCGCCTCAACGGCTTCGATACGCCCGAACATGCCGCCGATGTCGCTGCGGTGGCGGAATCGCAGGCCGACTATGTCGTTCTTCCCAAGGCCGAGGACGCGGAGCAGGTCGCCCGCCTGATCGAGACCCTCGGCAAGCCTTTGCTGGCGATGATCGAAACCCCGTCTGGTGTCCTCGCCGCTGCCGGGATCGCGGCGCTCCCCGGCGTCGCGGGGTTGATCGCCGGCACCAACGATCTCGCTGCCAGTCTCCGTCTGCCGCCGTCCTCCGGCCGCGAGGCGATGGGCGTCGCGCTCCAGACGGTCGTTCTCGCCGCCCGCGCCGGCGATGCCTGGGCGATCGACGGAGTGTTCAACAAGCTCGATGATGCGGCGGGGCTGGAAGCCGAAGCCAAGGCCGGCAGGGCACTAGGCTTCGACGGCAAGAGCCTGATCCATCCCAACCAGATCGATGGTACCACCAAAGCATTCGGCCCCACGGAAGCGGAGCTTGCCGAGGCCGAAGCGCTTGTCGCCGCTGCCACCGGTGGCGCCGAGCGATATCGCGACCGCATGATCGAGGCGATGCACGTCGATCAGGCTAGGGCCCTGCTGGCGCGCTTTGCCAGCGGCTAG
- a CDS encoding cysteine dioxygenase family protein, which produces MNHDSLRGPSHLVLAPAAKGEERAVSAVSLLVKGQGTIGFAIGQRTGFSVTIQNQGWCTPGFRWDIGFDGARLSEFRDDAWHELPLKQCAGLDPEPHCSYWFSFDYANRMLRFGKGEMRLGCALASHSLGEKPKHGADPYAWLREAGEVGIGAPIRGNIDIWRDPVVDEVPLRVVPMDSITMDQMAVGALTVPANLTPTCQLLYGNVAGRNFELGADDFPEFAQAIKESIADKHGWCHKTLADKANEFGTPDPHKTYLRITMGHNQGESPGIPFVMEIWPVGNYSPIHNHGGSDAVIRVLHGAITVDMFPMLSQHHQTPFATDTFHKGEVTWISARLNQIHKLRNTQTDEPCITIQCYMYAENNETHWPYFDYLDQTGIANFDPNSDADYLEFKALMQAEYGKRHGLGPG; this is translated from the coding sequence ATGAATCACGATTCATTGCGGGGGCCTTCACATCTAGTACTGGCGCCCGCTGCGAAAGGAGAGGAACGGGCGGTCTCTGCAGTCAGCCTGCTGGTCAAGGGGCAGGGCACGATCGGCTTCGCGATCGGACAACGCACGGGGTTCAGCGTTACGATCCAGAACCAGGGCTGGTGTACCCCCGGCTTTCGCTGGGACATCGGGTTCGACGGTGCGCGCCTGTCCGAATTTCGCGACGATGCCTGGCACGAGTTACCACTCAAGCAATGCGCCGGCCTCGATCCCGAGCCGCATTGCAGCTACTGGTTCAGCTTCGACTATGCCAATCGCATGCTGCGCTTCGGCAAGGGCGAGATGCGACTGGGCTGCGCGCTGGCGAGCCATTCGCTGGGCGAGAAGCCCAAGCACGGTGCCGATCCCTATGCATGGCTGCGCGAAGCGGGCGAAGTCGGCATCGGCGCGCCGATCCGCGGCAACATAGATATCTGGCGCGATCCGGTGGTTGATGAGGTGCCGCTGCGGGTGGTGCCGATGGACAGCATCACCATGGACCAGATGGCAGTCGGAGCACTGACGGTACCGGCCAATCTGACGCCGACCTGCCAGCTGCTCTACGGCAATGTCGCAGGGAGGAATTTCGAACTGGGTGCCGACGATTTCCCCGAATTTGCGCAAGCGATCAAGGAGAGCATCGCCGACAAGCATGGCTGGTGCCACAAGACGCTGGCGGACAAGGCCAACGAATTCGGCACGCCCGATCCGCACAAGACCTATCTGCGCATCACCATGGGGCACAATCAGGGAGAGTCACCGGGCATCCCGTTCGTCATGGAGATCTGGCCGGTCGGCAACTACTCACCGATCCACAACCATGGCGGCTCGGACGCGGTGATCAGGGTGCTGCACGGTGCGATCACCGTCGACATGTTCCCAATGCTGTCGCAGCATCACCAGACGCCATTCGCCACCGATACCTTCCACAAGGGGGAAGTCACCTGGATCTCGGCACGGCTCAATCAGATCCACAAGCTGCGAAATACCCAGACGGACGAGCCTTGCATCACGATTCAATGCTATATGTATGCCGAGAACAACGAGACCCACTGGCCCTATTTCGACTATCTCGACCAGACCGGGATCGCCAATTTCGATCCCAATTCAGATGCCGATTATCTGGAGTTCAAAGCGCTGATGCAGGCGGAATATGGCAAGCGGCATGGGCTTGGTCCGGGCTGA
- a CDS encoding response regulator transcription factor gives MTATIALVDDDRNILTSVSIALQTEGFLTRVYSDGESALKALIENPPDLAVLDIKMPKMDGLELLRRLRERSAIPVIFLTSKDDELDEALGLAMGADDYIAKPFSQRLLIARIRAILRRTEASLPSAEGGEDTPQEILERGRLVMDPARHRVNWAGDNVTLTVTEFLILETLAQRPGIVKTRNQLMDAAYQDDIYVDDRTIDSHIKRVRRKFRQVDPEFDAIETLYGAGYRFSDE, from the coding sequence ATGACAGCGACGATCGCGCTGGTCGATGACGACCGGAACATCCTCACTTCGGTATCCATTGCGCTGCAAACCGAAGGCTTTCTCACCCGCGTCTATTCGGACGGCGAAAGCGCGTTGAAGGCGCTGATCGAGAATCCGCCCGATCTGGCGGTGCTCGACATCAAGATGCCGAAGATGGACGGGCTGGAACTGCTGCGGCGGCTGCGCGAGAGGAGCGCGATTCCCGTGATCTTCCTGACCAGCAAGGATGACGAGCTCGACGAGGCGCTCGGGCTGGCGATGGGCGCGGACGATTATATCGCCAAGCCGTTCAGCCAGCGCCTGCTGATCGCCCGCATCCGCGCGATCCTGCGCCGCACCGAAGCCAGTCTGCCCAGCGCCGAGGGCGGCGAGGATACGCCGCAGGAAATACTGGAGCGCGGGCGGCTGGTGATGGACCCCGCCCGTCACCGTGTGAACTGGGCCGGCGACAACGTGACGCTGACCGTCACCGAGTTCCTGATCCTGGAGACGCTGGCGCAGCGCCCCGGCATCGTGAAGACCCGCAATCAGCTGATGGATGCCGCCTATCAGGACGACATCTATGTCGACGACCGTACCATCGACAGCCACATCAAGCGCGTCCGCCGCAAATTCCGTCAGGTCGATCCGGAATTCGATGCTATCGAGACGCTATATGGCGCCGGATACCGCTTCTCCGACGAGTGA
- a CDS encoding NADP-dependent oxidoreductase, translated as MRAFVMTGYGGPDRAALREVAQPVPGRGEVLVRVHAAGLNPVDFKTREGKLKPVQRYPLPVVMGNELAGMVEALGPGATGFAAGDRVFARMPKARMGALADYAVVPADHLARVPDGLSLTDAAGVPLAGLTALQALRDELGIGPGSRVFIPGGAGGVGTFAIQIAKWLGAEVTTTASPRGKALVERLGADVVVDYTIQRFEEQIGQMDGAFDLIGGDTLDKTFGVVRRGGKIVSVAALPEPQTARKDLGRGIGLAALFWLVSYRLRAMARRHGVTYRFLFMHPSGAELAELAGLIETGRLEPVIDRVFPFAETDQAFAYLESGRAKGKVVVQMVRS; from the coding sequence ATGCGCGCCTTCGTCATGACCGGCTATGGCGGCCCCGATAGAGCCGCGCTCCGCGAAGTCGCGCAACCCGTGCCTGGGCGCGGTGAGGTTCTGGTGCGCGTCCATGCCGCCGGCCTCAACCCCGTCGATTTCAAGACCCGCGAGGGCAAGCTCAAGCCTGTTCAGCGTTATCCGCTGCCCGTCGTCATGGGCAACGAGCTGGCCGGTATGGTCGAGGCGCTTGGCCCGGGGGCGACCGGCTTCGCAGCCGGCGACCGGGTGTTCGCACGGATGCCCAAGGCGCGAATGGGTGCGCTTGCCGACTATGCCGTGGTGCCGGCCGATCATCTGGCGAGGGTTCCCGATGGTTTGAGCCTGACCGACGCGGCCGGGGTCCCGCTCGCCGGGCTGACGGCGTTGCAGGCATTGCGCGACGAGCTCGGTATCGGTCCGGGCAGCCGCGTGTTCATCCCCGGCGGTGCCGGCGGCGTCGGCACCTTCGCGATCCAGATCGCCAAATGGCTGGGGGCCGAGGTGACGACCACCGCGTCGCCGCGCGGCAAGGCGCTGGTCGAGCGGCTCGGCGCCGATGTCGTAGTCGACTATACCATACAGCGTTTCGAAGAGCAGATCGGCCAGATGGACGGCGCCTTCGATCTGATCGGCGGCGATACGCTCGACAAGACGTTCGGCGTTGTCCGTCGCGGCGGCAAGATCGTCTCGGTCGCAGCCTTGCCCGAGCCGCAGACGGCACGAAAGGATCTCGGTCGCGGCATCGGTCTGGCGGCGTTGTTCTGGCTGGTGAGTTATCGCCTGCGAGCCATGGCGCGCCGGCACGGCGTCACCTATCGCTTTCTTTTCATGCACCCGAGCGGCGCCGAACTCGCCGAGCTCGCTGGCCTGATCGAAACCGGCAGGCTCGAACCGGTGATCGACCGTGTCTTTCCCTTTGCCGAAACCGATCAGGCGTTTGCCTATCTCGAATCCGGCCGCGCCAAGGGCAAGGTCGTGGTGCAGATGGTGCGGTCATGA
- a CDS encoding DUF885 domain-containing protein, whose product MRSTRRDVLLGTGASLALGALPASARSLAPSADAQAEKLLSGIAETLLKDYPESATTLGIDKDKRAGLKHQLTDRSPKGQAAMVAHLKKALADIAKLDPGALSPIMRTNVDVVQAAYGNALQGFAFGYGDVAVGSWRNAPYVVIQNVGAFLDVPRFLDSDHQIRNAEDGEAYVDRLESYAEQLDGETERLKIAAGKGVIAPDFLLDKCLAQIRQARGGNPAGWGIVTSVANRTVGMGGDFGQAAYLLSKDRIAPALDRQIAELEKHRKRATSDAGVWKFRDGDAYYAWALSAGTTTTMTPDEVHQMGLDQVKAIQSEMDAILQKQGYTTGTVGARMEALAKDKRFTFAEGDPGRAEIMKFLNERIADIRNRMPQAFHTLVRGNVEVKRLPPEEEPGAPGAYGGAGSIDGSIPGKFWINLRTTALHTRFSLPDLAYHEAIPGHVWQGEYANKLPLIRSLLSFNAYSEGWALYAEQLADELGVYADNPAEKLGYLQSLGFRACRLVVDTGLHAKRWTREQAIQWFIEANGSSDEEVRGEVDRYCSWPGQACGYKVGHSEINRLRTRAKAKLGDKFDFRGFNDAVVLGGNVPMTVLGHVIDRYVESKT is encoded by the coding sequence ATGCGTTCCACCCGCCGCGACGTCCTGCTCGGCACCGGCGCCAGCCTCGCGCTGGGCGCCCTGCCCGCCTCCGCCCGCAGCCTCGCCCCGAGCGCGGATGCGCAGGCCGAGAAGCTTCTCTCGGGCATCGCCGAGACGCTGCTCAAGGATTATCCCGAAAGCGCAACCACCCTCGGCATCGACAAGGACAAGCGCGCCGGCCTCAAGCACCAGCTCACCGACCGCTCGCCGAAGGGGCAAGCGGCGATGGTCGCGCATCTGAAAAAGGCATTGGCGGATATCGCCAAGCTCGATCCGGGCGCGCTGAGCCCGATCATGCGCACCAACGTCGATGTCGTGCAGGCGGCCTATGGCAACGCGCTCCAGGGCTTCGCCTTCGGCTATGGCGATGTCGCGGTCGGGAGCTGGCGCAATGCACCCTATGTCGTGATCCAGAACGTCGGCGCGTTCCTCGATGTACCGCGCTTCCTGGACAGCGATCACCAGATCAGGAATGCGGAAGACGGCGAAGCCTATGTCGATCGCCTCGAAAGCTATGCCGAGCAACTGGATGGCGAGACCGAACGGCTGAAGATCGCCGCGGGCAAGGGCGTGATCGCGCCGGATTTCCTGCTCGACAAATGCCTCGCCCAGATCAGGCAGGCGCGCGGCGGCAATCCCGCCGGCTGGGGCATCGTCACCTCGGTCGCCAACCGCACCGTCGGCATGGGCGGCGATTTCGGGCAGGCGGCATATCTGCTCTCCAAGGACAGGATCGCGCCGGCGCTCGATCGCCAGATCGCCGAGCTGGAAAAGCACCGCAAGCGCGCGACGAGCGATGCCGGCGTATGGAAGTTCAGGGATGGTGACGCCTATTATGCCTGGGCGTTGAGCGCGGGCACGACGACGACGATGACGCCCGACGAAGTCCATCAGATGGGGCTCGATCAAGTCAAGGCGATCCAGAGCGAGATGGACGCGATCTTGCAGAAGCAGGGCTACACGACCGGCACCGTCGGCGCGCGGATGGAGGCGCTGGCCAAGGACAAGCGCTTCACCTTCGCCGAGGGCGATCCCGGCCGCGCCGAGATCATGAAGTTTCTGAACGAGCGCATCGCCGACATCCGCAACCGGATGCCGCAAGCGTTCCACACGCTGGTGCGCGGCAATGTCGAAGTGAAGCGCCTGCCGCCCGAGGAAGAGCCCGGCGCTCCCGGCGCCTATGGCGGCGCGGGCTCGATCGATGGGAGCATACCCGGCAAATTCTGGATCAATTTGCGCACCACCGCGCTGCACACCAGGTTCAGCCTGCCCGACCTCGCCTATCACGAGGCGATCCCAGGGCATGTGTGGCAGGGCGAATATGCCAACAAGCTCCCGCTGATCCGTTCGCTGCTGTCGTTCAACGCCTATTCGGAGGGCTGGGCGCTCTATGCCGAACAGCTTGCCGACGAGCTGGGCGTCTATGCCGACAATCCGGCGGAGAAGCTCGGCTATCTCCAGTCATTGGGCTTCCGCGCCTGCCGGCTGGTGGTCGATACCGGGCTCCACGCCAAGCGCTGGACCCGCGAACAGGCGATCCAATGGTTCATCGAGGCCAATGGCTCGTCGGATGAGGAAGTGCGCGGCGAGGTCGATCGCTATTGCTCCTGGCCGGGTCAGGCATGCGGCTACAAGGTCGGGCATAGCGAGATCAACCGGCTGCGCACCCGGGCCAAGGCGAAGCTGGGCGACAAGTTCGACTTCCGCGGCTTCAACGATGCGGTTGTGCTGGGCGGCAATGTGCCGATGACGGTGCTGGGGCATGTGATCGACCGATACGTCGAATCGAAGACCTAG
- the guaB gene encoding IMP dehydrogenase, translated as MDIPLGLTFDDVLLRPGESEVLPSMADTRTFVTRSLALNIPIISSAMDTVTEADMAIVMAQLGGIGVLHRNLDVGQQVEAVRAVKRFESGMVVNPITMTPDGTLADARALMARHRISGIPVVEDGGRLVGILTNRDVRFAENPGQPVSELMTRDNLATVSAGVGKEEARRLLHARRIEKLLVVDDSYRCVGLITVKDIEKAVTYPDATKDEAGRLCVAAATTVGDKGFERTEALVDAECDLIVIDTAHGHNKDVARAVERVKKLSNRVQVVAGNVATAEATRALIDAGADGVKVGIGPGSICTTRVVAGVGVPQLTAVMEAAAEAAKSGVPVIADGGLRTSGDLAKALAAGASTCMVGSLLAGTEEAPGETFLYQGRSYKSYRGMGSVGAMGRGSADRYFQGDIKDQLKLVPEGIEGQVAYKGPARDVIHQLVGGIKAAMGYTGSATIPDLQERARFVRITNAGLRESHVHDVTITREAPNYPTR; from the coding sequence ATGGACATCCCACTCGGCCTCACCTTCGACGACGTTCTGCTCCGGCCGGGCGAGTCCGAAGTCCTGCCGAGCATGGCGGATACCCGCACCTTCGTGACCCGGAGCCTCGCGCTCAACATCCCGATCATTTCCTCGGCGATGGATACCGTCACCGAGGCCGACATGGCGATCGTGATGGCGCAGCTGGGTGGCATCGGCGTGCTCCACCGCAATCTCGACGTCGGCCAGCAGGTCGAGGCGGTCCGTGCGGTCAAGCGCTTCGAGAGCGGCATGGTCGTCAATCCGATCACGATGACGCCGGACGGCACGCTCGCCGACGCCCGCGCGCTGATGGCGCGGCACCGGATCAGCGGCATCCCGGTGGTCGAGGATGGCGGCAGGCTGGTCGGCATCCTCACCAACCGCGACGTCCGCTTCGCCGAGAACCCCGGCCAGCCGGTCTCCGAGCTGATGACCCGCGACAATCTCGCGACGGTCAGCGCCGGGGTCGGCAAGGAGGAAGCGCGGCGCCTGCTCCATGCCCGCCGCATCGAGAAATTGCTGGTGGTGGATGACAGCTATCGCTGCGTCGGCCTGATCACGGTCAAGGATATCGAGAAGGCGGTCACCTATCCCGACGCGACCAAGGATGAGGCCGGCCGCCTCTGCGTCGCCGCCGCCACCACGGTCGGCGACAAGGGCTTCGAACGCACTGAAGCGCTGGTCGATGCTGAGTGCGACCTGATCGTGATCGATACCGCCCATGGCCACAACAAGGATGTCGCCCGCGCCGTCGAGCGGGTGAAGAAGCTGTCGAACCGGGTCCAGGTGGTTGCCGGCAACGTCGCGACCGCCGAGGCGACGCGCGCGCTGATCGATGCGGGCGCGGACGGGGTGAAGGTCGGCATCGGTCCCGGCTCGATCTGCACGACCCGCGTGGTGGCGGGCGTCGGCGTGCCGCAGCTCACGGCCGTGATGGAGGCCGCCGCCGAAGCCGCCAAATCGGGCGTGCCGGTGATCGCCGATGGCGGCCTGCGCACTTCGGGCGATCTCGCCAAGGCGCTCGCCGCCGGCGCCTCGACCTGCATGGTCGGCTCGCTGCTCGCGGGCACCGAGGAAGCGCCCGGCGAAACCTTCCTCTATCAGGGCCGCAGCTACAAATCCTATCGCGGCATGGGCTCGGTCGGCGCGATGGGGCGTGGCTCCGCGGATCGCTATTTCCAGGGCGACATCAAGGATCAGCTCAAGCTGGTTCCCGAAGGGATCGAGGGTCAGGTCGCCTATAAGGGCCCGGCCCGCGATGTGATTCACCAGCTCGTCGGCGGCATCAAGGCGGCGATGGGCTATACCGGCTCGGCGACGATCCCCGATCTGCAGGAGCGCGCCAGGTTCGTCCGCATCACCAATGCCGGGCTGCGCGAAAGCCATGTCCATGACGTGACCATCACCCGCGAAGCCCCGAACTACCCGACGCGCTAG